One segment of Streptomyces sp. NA02950 DNA contains the following:
- a CDS encoding ricin-type beta-trefoil lectin domain protein: protein MNQKFKRTSFVALAAVAASVVNAALLAPSASAAENTWIRTTEEISGDHVCVSAINLELSPGRWAADARYCSDGARSQLWDRRGDNIKLIDTNQCLDSNEDGEVYYTECNGGSYQKWDYHSSGQVTNRATGRYLEARAWLEPDWFDYTLGTTSTPGSWGDAVSSNKWEFSGGQ, encoded by the coding sequence GTGAACCAGAAATTCAAGCGGACATCTTTCGTCGCGCTAGCGGCGGTCGCCGCCTCAGTCGTCAATGCGGCACTACTCGCGCCGAGCGCGAGTGCCGCCGAAAACACCTGGATCAGGACGACGGAGGAGATTTCGGGCGATCATGTGTGTGTCTCCGCCATCAACTTAGAGCTCTCCCCTGGCAGGTGGGCGGCGGATGCACGCTACTGCAGTGATGGTGCGCGGAGTCAGCTGTGGGACCGGCGAGGGGACAACATCAAGTTGATTGACACGAATCAGTGCCTCGACAGCAACGAGGATGGCGAGGTGTACTACACGGAGTGCAATGGTGGCAGCTACCAGAAATGGGACTACCATTCGAGCGGGCAGGTGACGAACAGGGCCACCGGCCGGTATCTGGAGGCCCGGGCGTGGCTCGAGCCGGACTGGTTCGACTACACCCTGGGAACCACTTCCACCCCGGGTAGCTGGGGGGATGCTGTCAGCAGTAACAAGTGGGAATTTTCCGGCGGCCAGTAG